In Cicer arietinum cultivar CDC Frontier isolate Library 1 chromosome 7, Cicar.CDCFrontier_v2.0, whole genome shotgun sequence, a single window of DNA contains:
- the LOC105852464 gene encoding uncharacterized protein yields the protein MNNFPYVASKPDFHHMMSSSIFLLYCLLALSWYSISQHTGYSYSLDFMPARKLSMPAPGHDHKYHETQVADEAMESTPAKADFTTQEITSNSYSPHDLIYHTDYHGVTTHPTPKHPTP from the exons ATGAACAACTTTCCCTATGTAGCAAGCAAACCTGATTTTCATCACATGATGAGTTCTTCCATCTTTCTTCTATACTGCCTTCTCGCACTCTCTTGGTATTCCATCTCTCAACACACAGGCTATAGCTATTCTCTAGACTTTATGCCAGCAAGGAAGTTGAGCATGCCAGCTCCTGGGCATGACCACAAATATCATGAAACCCAG GTAGCAGACGAGGCAATGGAAAGTACCCCTGCCAAAGCAGATTTCACAACACAAGAAATTACCAGCAACAGTTACAGTCCTCATGATCTTATCTATCATACAGATTACCATGGAGTAACAACTCATCCAACTCCTAAACATCCAACACCATAG